CTTGAATTATCCGAATACACTTACAAACAAATAACTCAGTTACTTGGCTATCGTCATGCCATATAACCTTACTAAGACCGTCTTTCCCCCTTTAATGACCACTTCTTTTTCCATTATTCCGAGTATACCTATGAGGAAAAGCACAGTTTACCTACATGTCTATAATCAATATCCATGTAAATAATTTCGTCTGATTTCAACTCAAAATTTTCAATATATTGTAAGGGCAAAGTTTCAGATTTAAAAGTGAAACAAACATCACCATACGTACCTATTGATGTTGACTTGAATCATCGGTAGGTAAAACAAGCCATATAAATTTCGTTCCTTAGAACACCTGAAAGTACATTCCCTAAAAAGCTGTGGAAAATCCAAGAAATGTTGATTTAACAGCATTTCTCGAATTCGGTCTCTCTCTAAACTTTTTAGGAACGTTTTTTAGAATTATTTTGTATACTTTATAACTACTTGTTTTACTAAAGCCCTGTTACTTGAATAGAAATTTAATTTCTAAATAAAGCGATACTTACTTGAAAATTGCGTGATAACCAAAATACTCGTTAACCCAGCAATGAAATACCATATTGTATTAAAAGGAACTATATACATTAATACACCAAATAAAATAGCTGTTAAAAAGCTAACTGTAATTGATTGTACATTCGTAATTTTATCTTGAATTAAATAATATAAAGTGAATGGTAATGCTAAAGTAAATAACGGAATATAAATTGTTACAATAGATGTTTCAATGAGGGATATTGAAAGCACGGCTATTATGAAACCTATTGACGTAGTAAGTGTTCTCCCCACAAATACTTTCCCAGTAAAATAGCCGTATAGCAGAATAAACATAAGCGTTAAACTACAACAAATCCCCGTTATTAAAACAAATGGATGACCTATGAATAAAGCTGCTATTGAGAAAAAAACTAAAGAAACGAATGGCAGCAGCAATATTGAAGGATTTTGAACTTTTTCTATATTCATTACATTCGTAAAACTTACAAGAAGTAATAAAGTAAATGGAACCGTCAAATATCCCAATTCAAAGTGATTACCTAGACTAATATGACTAACCTCGAGGTTTCCGATCATTATGATTACAAGTGACGCACTGATTTGACCAAGCAACCCCAATGTGCTTGATAATTTAAAAGCTTGAGTAAGCTTATTCGTAATTACAATTAAAACGACACCAATAAATAAAGCTGAATATAACAAAATTCCCCCTCCTAAAATAATTCTTTTGAAATAATCAGATTTAAACACTTTAATTACAAATTATACATTATATGAAAAAAATAGAAAACCATAGTAATGCACTTAGTGTTGTAAAGCTATATGAATCACAATAAGAACTTATTTTTTATTTTTTAATTCTAAAAGTATAGGTGCTATATTTAGTAAGATAGAAACAATTGTCAAAAACCAAAATACCCTTTCAAAATTAGGTACTTCCCATAAAGCTGGCCAGTTTTCTACTTTTACCCACTCCGTTACAAGACTGTAGTTTTGTACGCCTTTTCTGTAAGCATTTTGACATTACCATCATATCTCGATTATTCGGTTTTTTCTTTAACATTAGGTTAAGTTTGAGATAGTATCCTCAAAATGTATTCCCATTCATGAATTAGTTCCAACTATACTTTAACCTAATCGTTTTTCAGTAATTTATCCAAGAACAATTTAGACATGTAAATATTAAACTGTTAATACCTATAGCCACTTAACTATGAAGATAAAGAAAAAGAAAAAGAAAAGCAACCGACTTCTTCGATTCCATTTTATAAAATGGTCGGTTTTAGGTCGGTTGCTCTTATTCTGATAGTTTTAGACTTGTTATAACCCTTGCTATATCAACTACTCTTGAATAGCAGCTTCTAAAGCAACAACGATCATATCGTTGAATCAGGGGTACTTTTTTAAAAAACAAGGTACTTCAAATGCCTTGATTTAACAACATTTTGCGCTTGATGAATTACATCTTAAATTGTTTAATTACTTCTATTGTTAACTAATTTTACATTGTTGGTCGCTTTTTGGTCGCCCAAAGTTGCTTCTTTTCTTTTTATACTAAACAAAAAGCCCACTTCATCATGGAGTGGGCTTTTTGGTAATTTATGGTTATCTCTAAGTTAGATATGTCATATTGCTTGGCTATGTCATTTTCCACGCATGACCAAAATGTATTAGGATAATTTTATTTAAGTTATAAACCTTTAATAATTATAAAAGTTCGTATACATTCGGTAAATCAAATTTAATCTCATATGGTGAATAATAACGGATGCCATTAGTACTTATTATTTTCTCAATATTATTTTTTAGGCCTAATACGTTTCCATTATTTAGCTTAATAAAAACATTCCCACTTTCTTCGACTATTTGTGAGTAGCCATTGCCATGATGTAAATCATAAGTTGCTTTAACAGGTTTTAAATACTGAATTTGTTCCTCGCGAGTATATTCTTTTGATTCTCCTTTTACTAAATATGTTAAAAGTTCCAGTCCGAGTATACGATTCAAATTTTCATGCTTCATTTGATTTTGGTAATTGCGTAAGCACTTATAGCAAGATGATTCACAGTCATTTATACAATGAGTTAATACATTAAATGTTTCAGGAATAATATCTTTAATTCGTTCTCCTGCTACATAAGAATATCCAGCACCCCCAGATAAGGTATCGAATAAATATAAATCGGCATAGCTATCACCTTGATCATTATGAACAATTCTGTATCCTACTGTTAATTCCTGCGCATCAATATCTAACACTCGGCTAGCTGCTAATACAAGACCTTCTCCTATTGTTAATAATGCATCATGAAGCCATTGTTTATTTGCATTGAAATCAAGTTGAGTATCCATATTGAAGCGGATTAAAAATAAATCGGAAGTGAATTTATTACCAAGATAAATTTGCTGTAAGTTACCGGAGCATTTTTTCTCAACCATGCCCTGGCGCTGGAATGGTTTATCATGACCTTTTGATAAATCGTCCTTCTCTAATACAGGCTTAATATATCCACAGTCCTCACACATATAGAAGCCGCTTTCTCCATCAATACCTCTATTCATTACAATAAGTTCTTCATTTTCTCTATGTTTGTATTGAATAAAGCCTAATTCATTATAATTTTCGAATTCAAACTTCATTATTTCGTTTGGAACAGGTAATTGTGGCGTGCTTGAAAAGCTATATTCCTGCGCTAAATCCCCCTTCCGTACCTCTCTCCCTTTTTCAGGCGAAAAGCCCGTAGGACGAATATAAGGCATTGATTTTAATTCTTCTTTACAGTTCGGACATTTTCCATCGGTATTGTTAGATAATTTTGTATAGTTACATTTCACACAGAAAGTTACATATTCGCCAATTAAATTTAGATCCTGTGCAGGTGCTTCAGGGTTTTTAGAAAATGGATTATAAATCCCACCTATACGATACGTCTTTTTATTTACTACAATTTGTCGTCCAGGTGCGTATTCACCTAAAGCACGGTTTAACTCCAATTGTGGTCTTTGTTCCGTAATGACTTTATTTTTCTTATCACGCCCTTGTATATAAAGACTTGTTAAATCTTGTGGGAAAGCGTATGTTGGCAAGAAACCATGATTGAATAGAAAGTTTAGTAATAATTCATCTGAGTGTTTTTCTATGAATTGGTCATCTTCCTTAATTAGTCCCTCGCATCTAATTAATTCTTCTTCAATGATACAAAAAGCATCATATAAATCCTGTTCTATATTTTCTGCTGCTTCTTTAATTAAAAGCCATTTATCATCTTTATTTTCTATTGCTTCTTCAGGAATAATGGAGAAAATCTCAGGATACTTTTTAAAATTTGTTTTTACATGCTTAACTAACCAATCTGCAAAACTATCTAAATTAAACTCTGAGTCACCTTTAAAGAAGTCTAGAGTAGTGCCTAGAGAGTCAGAAATATTACTAGTTGCTAGTTCCCCATCTTGTGCATGGTTATGGAAATATGTCTGAATTAGTAAAGCATTTAAATGACGCTTAATAATCTTTTTGTTGTTAATATATATTAGTGCTTCTCGCGTATCTCCACTAATTATTAACTTCGGATTATTAAAGTAATAATGATCATGTGGTCCATCCTGTGCATAGGTGATAACAGTTGATAATGATGATCCACGACGGCCCGCACGACCCGCTCTTTGTTGATAGTTCTCACGCTGTGGTGGTATATTACGCATTCCCACAGCTGTTAAAGAGCCAATATCAATACCTACTTCCATAGTAGTTGTACAGCTTAAAATATCTACAATTCCTAAGCTTTCATCAAGTACGATGTCTTGGAAAGCCATCTCATATTGTTCTGTTGTAGCTAATGCAATACTTGAATCCTTTTGAGATAACTGTGCAGTATGTTCTTCCACTGAAACATTTGTAACCTTTTCACCTGCTAATACCTCTGCAATCGGTGTTCGCCAGTACCCTTTTTCAGCTTTTAACATATCACTATTTGGTAGTAATTCTTTAATAGTATTTGCATTACAGCTAGGACAAATATTATGTGGTACAACTGCATGAATTTGTTTACAAGAAGTACATTTATACCATGTAAAATTAATGCCGTCGGCAATTTTTAGTTTATCTAAATCTAAGTAGTATTTATCTAACTGGCTTCTACAAAGTTGATCAAACAAATGCTGAAGAAGTTCTTCTTTATGTTCTTCCCCTACAAAACTAGCAATGATAGTCTGTAGCTGCTTTGAAATAGTACGGCTTGTTTTACCCCATTCTGATTCATCACGATACACGCCTAGTAATTCACGTCTATCATAGACATCTAAACTAATATCAATACAAATATTATCTAGCAATTCCTTAATAAATAGTATAGCAATCTTCTCTAAATCTTCTTTACTAATCCATTCTTTCACTTGATCATCACGGTATAACCTTTTCATATTCGCTGGCACAACAATACCCGTAGTCGTATCATAAATTGAATAACCTGGGGAAGAAATAATTTCTAACATACGTAGTTTAAATTCTTCTCGAATAGACATGGAAATCTCATCAAATTCTACATCAGATAATCTTTTTTCATAGAAGTCTTTAACATAGCTTTTTATATCCTTAATTAAGTCTTTTCTTTGCAATTGCGAAAATAAAAGTAAGCGGTTTTCATGTATAAAATGTAAAACAGTAGGATATAATTCACGACCTATTGTTGCACGTATACCTTGTTTTTCAAGCTCAAAGGCAGCTTTTAAAATTAATTGACGTATAGCATCCTTTTCTACCTCATTTGGAATATCTCGTGCCAAACGTGCAGCCTTTTGACGCCCATCTGAAAAGATAAGTACTTTACGCCCCTCGTTTATATTCTTTTCTTTACCTTCTACAGGTGGCTGTATATTAAATTGCTCACGAATTAAATTGGCAAATGGCTGTTCCCCTTTAATTCGTAGATCTCGAATATTAAACTTCGCACTTTTTAAACAGCAGGGGCACTTTTCAAATGAATGTGCATTTGAGTAGTATTTATTATGTTTTCGCTTAGAAATTTTTTCAACAGACTCGTATACCTGGATATACTCTTCCTCTGAAGTGGGTGGCTCTGCTC
This DNA window, taken from Lysinibacillus sp. FSL M8-0337, encodes the following:
- a CDS encoding UDP-N-acetylmuramyl pentapeptide phosphotransferase, which encodes MLYSALFIGVVLIVITNKLTQAFKLSSTLGLLGQISASLVIIMIGNLEVSHISLGNHFELGYLTVPFTLLLLVSFTNVMNIEKVQNPSILLLPFVSLVFFSIAALFIGHPFVLITGICCSLTLMFILLYGYFTGKVFVGRTLTTSIGFIIAVLSISLIETSIVTIYIPLFTLALPFTLYYLIQDKITNVQSITVSFLTAILFGVLMYIVPFNTIWYFIAGLTSILVITQFSSKYRFI
- a CDS encoding DEAD/DEAH box helicase codes for the protein MEYTINYVTKRLHRKLAEYIETQYPISEPSLQKKRTELLYKPGVISTEPYIESTPVYEQGDLYVDMDIPTVAQKFMTELANLKHSVGVFSRPYLHQQQAMEAFLHHHNDLIVSTGTGSGKTESFLHPVLNTLYEEACERPMHFKKRAVRALVLYPMNALVSDQMTRLRRLFGDNHVKQKFNDVANRNVQFGMYTSRTPYAGAHSASKDRYQLNDILNYYTRLEETMPDRVEEMVERGKWPAKDLQSFRNSKKNNRDRYRGLPSDAELFTRHEMQDTPPDILVTNYSMLEYMLMRPIERSIWEHTKEWLAESKDNHFLLILDEAHMYRGTGGAEVALLIRRLQSRLGIERDRMKCILTSASLGKEDDLQAPIKFAEQLTGKPATRQFKLIKGTKEVRSPARVATLEEIQTLAAMNSESFIKYKTEYKDSIQEMSSFFTSLKWIEPPGEHSDFPKYLYEQLNGFGPLEKVISEISGQATSLKEIVNLVCPGIEQEIAEKAISNLLLLANAANKDGRVLLPARVHIFFRGLSGIYTCLNPKCTSCNESSLLGKIFDDYRVTCNCGARVYEVVTHRYCGSAFIKGYIQENATYPTYLWNESGHGIVGEKLKEIHLLVEVPHPEAIEKNRIAPLWLHIETGYLRAEPPTSEEEYIQVYESVEKISKRKHNKYYSNAHSFEKCPCCLKSAKFNIRDLRIKGEQPFANLIREQFNIQPPVEGKEKNINEGRKVLIFSDGRQKAARLARDIPNEVEKDAIRQLILKAAFELEKQGIRATIGRELYPTVLHFIHENRLLLFSQLQRKDLIKDIKSYVKDFYEKRLSDVEFDEISMSIREEFKLRMLEIISSPGYSIYDTTTGIVVPANMKRLYRDDQVKEWISKEDLEKIAILFIKELLDNICIDISLDVYDRRELLGVYRDESEWGKTSRTISKQLQTIIASFVGEEHKEELLQHLFDQLCRSQLDKYYLDLDKLKIADGINFTWYKCTSCKQIHAVVPHNICPSCNANTIKELLPNSDMLKAEKGYWRTPIAEVLAGEKVTNVSVEEHTAQLSQKDSSIALATTEQYEMAFQDIVLDESLGIVDILSCTTTMEVGIDIGSLTAVGMRNIPPQRENYQQRAGRAGRRGSSLSTVITYAQDGPHDHYYFNNPKLIISGDTREALIYINNKKIIKRHLNALLIQTYFHNHAQDGELATSNISDSLGTTLDFFKGDSEFNLDSFADWLVKHVKTNFKKYPEIFSIIPEEAIENKDDKWLLIKEAAENIEQDLYDAFCIIEEELIRCEGLIKEDDQFIEKHSDELLLNFLFNHGFLPTYAFPQDLTSLYIQGRDKKNKVITEQRPQLELNRALGEYAPGRQIVVNKKTYRIGGIYNPFSKNPEAPAQDLNLIGEYVTFCVKCNYTKLSNNTDGKCPNCKEELKSMPYIRPTGFSPEKGREVRKGDLAQEYSFSSTPQLPVPNEIMKFEFENYNELGFIQYKHRENEELIVMNRGIDGESGFYMCEDCGYIKPVLEKDDLSKGHDKPFQRQGMVEKKCSGNLQQIYLGNKFTSDLFLIRFNMDTQLDFNANKQWLHDALLTIGEGLVLAASRVLDIDAQELTVGYRIVHNDQGDSYADLYLFDTLSGGAGYSYVAGERIKDIIPETFNVLTHCINDCESSCYKCLRNYQNQMKHENLNRILGLELLTYLVKGESKEYTREEQIQYLKPVKATYDLHHGNGYSQIVEESGNVFIKLNNGNVLGLKNNIEKIISTNGIRYYSPYEIKFDLPNVYELL